A single window of Aspergillus puulaauensis MK2 DNA, chromosome 5, nearly complete sequence DNA harbors:
- a CDS encoding uncharacterized protein (COG:S;~EggNog:ENOG410PR2Y;~TransMembrane:1 (o199-217i)) — protein MMAESVQVDDTSECPHPFSLFPPFIPTVIKRRFTSSRYPMVRTETSSALSSRTTPFNTGNSTPRPSSSGSTSTARNSDDSFGSEDTGVNRDVLAIGVPVNHEVGSGLRWNRVNPALNLLRHAGYEAQQPHCESRLVRSLYLNSMAYLLSALPEDLSSEEAATLRGSLPEKLKSSLTPLSSSHTDSPPYPAQRSYIHRSLATGIIYFCLLLQFLMPYIKEVIFHMYQYDRTHRVRERVTSLTLYVAEMVGRGGVNLGSTVLNMYDGKPGDAVSGTASWWLEGVAGGIYEGVGEGMVILGFDELGKDNRI, from the exons ATGATGGCCGAATCAGTCCAAGTGGACGACACTTCCGAGTGCCCGCATccattctccctcttcccaccGTTCATTCCCACCGTGATCAAACGGCGTTTTACATCTTCACGGTACCCAATGGTTAGGACAGAAACCAGCAGTGCCCTGTCATCTCGAACAACGCCATTCAACACGGGGAATAGCACGCCgcgcccttcttcctcggggaGCACAAGTACAGCGCGAAATTCCGATGATTCCTTCGGCTCCGAGGACACCGGGGTCAATAGGGATGTTCTGGCAATAGGAGTGCCGGTAAACCATGAAGTGGGCTCTGGCCTGCGGTGGAATAGGGTGAATCCCG cgctcaacctcctccgccatGCCGGGTACGAGGCGCAGCAGCCGCATTGCGAGAGCCGTTTAGTTCGCTCGCTTTACCTTAACTCCATGGCATACCTGCTCTCTGCACTACCAGAGGACCTAAGTAGCGAGGAAGCCGCAACACTTCGCGGTAGTTTACCTGAGAAGCTGAAGTCGTCGTTGACTCCGCTGTCCTCGTCTCATACGGACTCGCCCCCTTATCCTGCGCAACGCTCCTATATTCATCGATCGCTGGCCACTGGCATCATCTATTTCTGTCTGCTCCTGCAGTTTCTCATGCCATATATCAAGGAGGTTATATTTCACATGTATCAGTATGACCGCACTCACAGGGTTAGAGAGCGTGTGACGTCTCTTACTTTGTACGTCGCTGAGATGGTTGGCCGTGGCGGCGTGAATTTGGGCTCCACAGTTTTGAATATGTATGATGGGAAACCGGGCGATGCGGTTTCTGGGACTGCATCATGGTGGTTGGAAGGGGTGGCCGGTGGGATCTATGAAGGCGTTGGGGAGGGTATGGTGATTCTTGGATTTGATGAGTTGGGCAAGgataatagaatatag
- a CDS encoding putative ubiquitin-conjugating enzyme (COG:O;~EggNog:ENOG410PIZU;~InterPro:IPR016135,IPR000608;~PFAM:PF00179), with product MSTTRLPKIASLRRYQLLQEHASLKHAAPPGVYVSLNPSDPSLWACVIFVRSGPYASAILRFQIRFPPSYPDRPPLVTFSTDVFHPLIVPLTTYTFSTGVSNEDPVSATDEERLPPGGFSLRHGFPCWFGRAKRGGVGSVASSRPVSLSGSNKGDTETPAPDGSAQEGAESKPQEGDEGEAVTTAPTDALTRTRTSIPVLEILDYIRTSFDDETVLDCVPLEAAGNPSAWHAWKAHRKDIDGTDEQSSSKRDNPQARLPGDWHWDGIWTRRVQYEIEASRSDATLFGNSVRGPDEMIRFSRLDGDALASIKQMVIPPLEQSSE from the exons ATGTCAACGACGCGACTGCCCAAAATCGCTTCTCTTCGGAGATATCAGCTGCTTCAGGAACA TGCAAGCCTCAAGCATGCAGCCCCCCCTGGAGTCTATGTGAGCCTCAATCCAAGTGATCCGTCGCTCTGGGCCTGCGTGATCTTTGTTCGGTCCG gCCCCTATGCTTCTGCGATCCTACGATTCCAGATACGGTTCCCCCCGTCGTACCCTGATCGCCCACCACTAGTAACCTTCTCTACCGACGTATTTCACCCGCTAATTGTACCACTTACAACCTACACCTTCAGCACTGGTGTATCAAATGAGGATCCTGTCAGCGCAACGGACGAGGAGCGGTTACCGCCGGGAGGGTTTAGTCTTAGGCATGGGTTTCCTTGTTGGTTCGGGCGTGCAAAACGTGGTGGTGTCGGTTCAGTCGCATCTTCGAGGCCCGTGAGTCTGAGTGGCTCAAATAAAGGGGACACAGAGACACCAGCCCCTGATGGTTCTGCGCAAGAGGGCGCAGAGTCAAAGCCACAAgaaggcgacgagggcgaggctgTCACTACTGCACCAACGGATGCCCTCACGAGGACGAGAACGTCGATCCCGGTTTTGGAAATCTTGGATTACATTCGTACTTCCTTTGATGATGAGACTGTTCTCGATTGCGTGCCGCTGGAAGCAGCTGGCAACCCAAGTGCATGGCATGCATGGAAGGCTCACCGCAAGGACATTGACGGTACTGATGAGCAGAGTAGCTCAAAACGCGACAACCCACAAGCGCGGCTTCCGGGTGACTGGCATTGGGATGGAATATGGACCAGACGCGTGCAGTATGAAATTGAAGCGAGTCGGTCGGATGCTACTTTGTTCGGAAATTCTGTCCGGGGTCCCGATGAAATG ATCCGATTTAGTCGATTAGATGGTGATGCCCTGGCCTCAATCAAGCAAATGGTTATTCCACCCTTGGAGCAGAGTTCAGAATAA
- a CDS encoding putative CUE domain protein (COG:S;~EggNog:ENOG410PK17;~InterPro:IPR005123,IPR003892,IPR032854,IPR027450, IPR037151;~PFAM:PF13532;~go_function: GO:0016491 - oxidoreductase activity [Evidence IEA];~go_function: GO:0043130 - ubiquitin binding [Evidence IEA];~go_function: GO:0051213 - dioxygenase activity [Evidence IEA];~go_process: GO:0006281 - DNA repair [Evidence IEA];~go_process: GO:0006307 - DNA dealkylation involved in DNA repair [Evidence IEA];~go_process: GO:0035552 - oxidative single-stranded DNA demethylation [Evidence IEA];~go_process: GO:0055114 - oxidation-reduction process [Evidence IEA]), with protein MDRYLSRKRPHSPPAETKPVTPDDDDASTDIKLAQLVSLFPDTPQDTLIDILVSCSGSVETAITTITEQKQLPQLPKRPRTTSGAPGTQTSLTSHIHVSPSKDESGEGTLSQRKRTPVVQKGKTLYLFSPEDVAACTPCTIIHNFLPPEQANALLLELLDESQHFSRYKLQIFDRTVESPHSTCVYVSTPEQEAQHTNDYTYGGTYHTNIRQATPHLRAISARVQQAVNEEIQKRMRDVYPDGKKLKYQSPREWMPNAAFVNCYDGPAESVGYHTDHLTYLGPRAVIGSISLGVQREFRVRRIAPDEDEAAGEKSARTRADSQGQISIALPHNSLLVMHAETQEEWKHSIAPAQTISPHPLSGNRRINITYRWYRDSLHPRNIPRCRCNAHAVLKCVQRKRDTRGRYMWLCYMGSKPGKQGCGFFQWAEFDDDGEPLWKQPQTNEEDANAPNLINFAD; from the coding sequence ATGGACCGCTATCTATCGCGCAAACGACCACACAGTCCTCCGGCTGAAACCAAACCAGTGACAccagacgatgatgacgccTCCACAGACATCAAGCTAGCCCAACTGGTGTCCCTGTTCCCAGACACGCCACAGGACACTCTCATTGATATCCTTGTTTCTTGCAGTGGCTCAGTGGAAACTGCAATAACCACAATCACCGAGCAGAAGCAACTCCCTCAACTTCCCAAACGGCCCAGAACAACTAGTGGTGCACCAGGAACCCAGACGTCCCTAACGTCTCATATCCACGTCTCCCCGAGCAAAGACGAAAGCGGAGAGGGCACTTTATCGCAACGAAAGCGAACCCCAGTAGTCCAGAAGGGCAAGACGCTGTACCTGTTCAGCCCGGAGGACGTCGCAGCATGTACCCCCTGCACGATCATCCACAACTTCCTCCCACCCGAGCAAGCGAATGCTCTTCTACTTGAACTCCTCGACGAATCTCAGCATTTCTCCCGTTACAAGCTGCAGATCTTCGACAGGACTGTTGAAAGCCCACACTCTACGTGCGTCTACGTCTCTACGCCAGAGCAGGAGGCTCAGCACACCAACGACTACACATACGGAGGCACGTACCACACGAATATCCGCCAGGCAACCCCGCACCTCCGCGCGATCTCTGCGCGCGTCCAGCAAGCCGTCAACGAAGAAATCCAGAAGCGGATGCGGGACGTCTACCCGGACGGCAAGAAACTCAAGTACCAGTCACCGCGGGAATGGATGCCCAACGCCGCCTTTGTCAACTGCTACGATGGACCCGCAGAGAGCGTCGGATATCACACTGATCATCTTACCTACTTAGGGCCCCGCGCAGTCATCGGGAGTATAAGCTTAGGTGTTCAACGGGAGTTTCGTGTGCGACGGATAGCcccagatgaagatgaagcggCAGGAGAGAAATCCGCGCGGACACGGGCTGACTCTCAGGGGCAGATATCCATAGCATTGCCGCATAATTCTCTGTTGGTCATGCATGCGGAGACGCAAGAGGAATGGAAGCATTCAATTGCTCCCGCGCAGACTATTTCCCCGCATCCGTTATCAGGCAATCGGCGGATCAATATCACTTACCGGTGGTATCGGGATTCATTACATCCACGAAACATCCCGCGTTGTCGCTGTAACGCCCATGCAGTGCTCAAATGTGTCCAGCGTAAACGTGACACCAGAGGACGTTATATGTGGTTATGTTATATGGGATCTAAACCGGGGAAGCAGGGCTGTGGCTTTTTCCAATGGGCCGAGTTTGACGATGACGGCGAGCCACTTTGGAAACAACCTCAAACtaatgaagaggatgcgaATGCCCCaaatctaattaatttcGCCGactga
- the pex7 gene encoding putative peroxisome biosynthesis protein (Peroxine-7) (BUSCO:EOG09262VOC;~COG:U;~EggNog:ENOG410PG5J;~InterPro:IPR015943,IPR001680,IPR036322,IPR017986;~PFAM:PF00400;~go_function: GO:0005515 - protein binding [Evidence IEA]) yields the protein MLHFRTEGYNGYAVKYSPFFDNRLAVASSSNFGLVGNGRLFILELTPQGIVPAKWFTTQDSLYDLAWSEANEHQVLTASGDGSIKLFDCTLNDFPIQGWKEHNREVFSVSWNLVSKDTFCSSSWDGTVRIWSPQRPHSLMTLPTHSCTYSAAFTPHSPDILSCVSSDSYLRIYDLRTPASASNHLTLQIPIHAAPVSPIPGNPGAPPAACPPSEALTHDWNKYRPSVVAVAGVDRTIRTFDIRAPQQGPQTVMIGHDYAVRRVSWSPHLSNVLLSASYDMTCRAWSDQTPAGVIGDTDLMRSGPTPIMGAELGRMNQHTEFATGVDWCLFGSEGWCASVGWDESVYVWDVRAVMG from the exons ATGTTACACTTCCGCACCGAAGGCTACAACGGTTATGCGGTCAAGTACTCCCCGTTTTTCGACAACCGACTGGCAGTAGCTTCATCGTCCAATTTCGGCCTTGTCGGCAATGGACGTTTGTTCATTCTTGAATTGACCCCCCAGGGCATCGTGCCAGCTAAATG GTTCACTACTCAAGATTCCCTCTATGACCTCGCCTGGTCCGAAGCCAATGAACACCAAGTCCTAACCGCATCCGGAGACGGCAGCATCAAGCTCTTTGATTGTACACTCAATGATTTCCCCATCCAGGGCTGGAAAGAACACAATCGCGAAGTCTTTAGCGTCAGCTGGAACCTGGTCTCCAAAGACACTTTCTGCTCAAGCAGCTGGGATGGCACAGTTCGCATCTGGTCCCCGCAGCGCCCGCATTCCCTCATGACCCTTCCCACCCACAGCTGTACCTACTCTGCCGCCTTCACGCCGCATTCTCCAGACATCCTCTCCTGCGTATCTTCAGATTCATATCTCCGCATCTACGATCTCCGTACACCGGCTTCGGCCTCAAACCACCTCACCCTCCAGATTCCAATCCACGCAGCTCCCGTTTCTCCGATACCGGGTAATCCGGGTGCCCCGCCAGCTGCATGCCCACCTTCTGAAGCACTCACACACGACTGGAACAAGTATCGGCCATCGGTAGTTGCTGTCGCAGGTGTCGACCGGACAATACGCACATTTGACATCCGCGCTCCGCAACAAGGGCCACAGACTGTGATGATTGGCCACGACTATGCCGTTCGCCGGGTTTCATGGTCACCACATCTATCAAATGTCCTTCTCAGCGCGAGTTACGATATGACATGTCGTGCTTGGAGTGACCAGACCCCCGCCGGCGTAATCGGAGACACAGACCTCATGCGGTCTGGGCCGACGCCGATCATGGGTGCCGAGCTCGGCCGAATGAACCAACATACCGAGTTTGCGACGGGCGTCGATTGGTGTCTTTTTGGAAGCGAGGGGTGGTGCGCGAGCGTTGGGTGGGACGAGAGCGTGTATGTATGGGACGTTCGTGCTGTGATGGGATAG
- a CDS encoding DUF1014 domain protein (COG:S;~EggNog:ENOG410PGCR;~InterPro:IPR010422;~PFAM:PF06244): MGGKKAAGENSKKVAGNARKAEAAAGKKAVEDQKRAAEEEKQWSKGAKSSSKKDDAEAKKAEAARKKAERDALQAEEEASQPSKPKNTKSAGKKNAAPSKGTLDLSQLDDNAPSTKSKSALNATGIDNALDALSLTGRDTGKIDRHPERRFKAAYAAFEARRLPEIEEENPGLRRNQRIELVKKEFEKSDENPFNQVHVAFDASRDEIAAVKEAEKKKVETRLTK; the protein is encoded by the exons ATGGGAGGTAAAAAGGCTGCCGGTGAGAACTCTAAGAAGGTTGCTGGAAACGCTCGC AAAGCCGAAGCCGCAGCCGGCAAGAAGGCTGTCGAGGACCAAAAGCgcgccgctgaagaagagaagcagtGGTCTAAGGGCGCGAAGAGCTCTTCCAAGAA agacgacgccgaagccaaGAAAGCCGAAGCCGCCCGCAAGAAGGCCGAGCGCGATGCTCTccaagccgaagaagaagcgtcccagccctccaagcccaagaaCACCAAGTCTGCCGGAAAGAAGAACGCCGCCCCCTCCAAGGGAACCCTGGACCTATCCCAGCTCGACGACAACGCGCCCAGCACCAAGTCCAAGTCGGCCCTGAACGCCACTGGTATCGACAACGCGCTCGATGCGCTCTCTCTGACGGGCCGGGACACCGGAAAGATTGATCGCCACCCCGAGCGCCGATTTAAGGCTGCGTATGCGGCATTTGAGGCGCGGCGGCTGccggagattgaggaggagaaccCCGGGCTTAGACGGAACCAGCGGATTGAGCTTGTCAAGAAGGAGTTTGAGAAGAGTGACGAGAATCCGTTTAACCAGGTTCATGTTGCGTTTGATGCGTCGAGGGACGAGATTGCGGCtgtgaaggaggcggagaagaagaaggttgagaCGCGGCTTACGAAGTAA
- a CDS encoding uncharacterized protein (COG:Q;~EggNog:ENOG410PKC2;~InterPro:IPR008972,IPR011706,IPR001117;~PFAM:PF07731;~go_function: GO:0005507 - copper ion binding [Evidence IEA];~go_function: GO:0016491 - oxidoreductase activity [Evidence IEA];~go_process: GO:0055114 - oxidation-reduction process [Evidence IEA]) has translation MAGSSTLAFSIDEHPMYVYAIDGRYIEPLLVNAIQIPTGSRYSVLVELKQDEPARDYTIRAAQHGLNQIINGTATMSYDSSQPPRQPSLPYITEVGNATTPQVVFLNESLVVPFPVQLPSRSVNQTYILNIEHFHAAYRWQLGESSYPIAYEDGPPALFNSSSIPFPNSVSTLHDTWVDIIFNVSHGNQPGHPMHKHSNKYYVIGYGHTPFTYSYVAEAMEHIPEQFNFDHPQLRDTFSTPVAPGPLGAWLAIRYNVVNPGPFLLH, from the coding sequence ATGGCTGGCTCGTCGACGCTCGCTTTCTCCATAGACGAGCACCCGATGTATGTCTACGCAATTGATGGGCGCTACATTGAGCCCCTTCTCGTTAATGCCATACAAATACCGACTGGGTCTCGGTATTCAGTTCTTGTCGAACTCAAGCAAGATGAGCCAGCTAGGGACTACACGATCCGCGCGGCCCAGCACGGGCTCAATCAAATCATAAACGGCACGGCCACAATGTCGTACGACTCATCCCAGCCTCCACGACAGCCTTCGTTGCCATATATTACAGAAGTCGGGAACGCAACCACCCCACAGGTGGTGTTCCTGAATGAATCTCTGGTCGTTCCATTTCCCGTTCAACTTCCCTCGCGATCAGTTAACCAGACGTACATCCTAAACATCGAACACTTCCACGCTGCATACCGCTGGCAACTAGGTGAATCAAGCTATCCCATTGCCTATGAAGACGGACCACCAGCTTTATTCAATTCAAGCTCAATTCCGTTCCCAAACAGTGTGTCCACACTGCATGATACCTGGGTTGACATCATCTTCAACGTTTCGCATGGCAACCAACCGGGACACCCAATGCACAAACACTCGAACAAGTACTATGTGATCGGATACGGCCACACACCATTTACATACTCATATGTGGCGGAGGCAATGGAACATATTCCCGAGCAATTCAATTTTGATCATCCCCAGCTACGAGATACATTCTCGACTCCGGTTGCACCCGGTCCCCTTGGAGCTTGGCTGGCTATACGATACAATGTTGTGAACCCGGGCCCCTTCTTGCTTCACTGA
- a CDS encoding uncharacterized protein (COG:S;~EggNog:ENOG410PQXD) produces the protein MDGQVDTQDLMDSKREPAENGTNIPLDDTATTGFPESAISQKFLEYGNHASLDETMQVTAQDSGYNSSGSSAHHSPAETLSGGGDDGEPIHTRSRASSRTSISSIPASVLTNLPDGIKPMNLRDTQDYVYQPWDHHGPRAVHTIRQREATFRKPSSVRAMQMHTEDEADYDYHLTPPRRRGSQRTSDFSIRSAGSSPFKRSPFYSPTAAAGKPKVKKEYPLVLLHCTLLPPSLPVAGLVAHPDRKKILSEVLPSVYWKRWKLLEEKIGSGVLRDRGVLISHPEDMYDLLEERLLESLELQVPRLDHGHFLGRDETESDREDRLAKEDSSTEDEGDECPDCGGRVVRHNTTRKWEVKVFAANGLMRAGAWAAAWKEMEKVDVEVGLWLPSDVRAGLEKRVAEDSSHIDNGFGQPLLQEPGNILSGPPNLALTPTPQKAGSGSHVTQHRERSPSPVATRHRPQDDQKCELNARKPSEEIDLQTLLVNYIRVLANDRRNIAIVFLSALVVFVAINSKSATVVSDLRPFPDDILEFTASSGVPLQESETQPWRERTNSRTLSATVPDSTAVVAPSAEPVTFSSLDDFRDPPVERVLSGTEESQQPNLDEVSVESADFASDEGQQEQSSVDEPEKLPQTASDTAFVESDDAFFDMEDQEHSIENAQFDSEGEQQPSENEPVKLPPTKSDPASVGSVDITSAESEQPSRASENEPKEPSPTAAGTLSSDGSHAVAEAHEALQASETVSSEEALGSTASVDHTINDPPLSLDEQHNQHEKGDEAQHNEQLEKDEPSASNGQ, from the exons ATGGATGGACAAGTTGATACTCAGGATTTGATGGACTCCAAACGAGAACCCGCAGAAAACGGTACAAACATACCTTTGGATGACACAGCTACGACGGGCTTTCCTGAATCAGCCATTTCACAGAAGTTCCTGGAGTACGGCAACCATGCCAGTCTCGATGAAACAATGCAGGTCACAGCGCAGGATAGTGGCTACAACTCATCTGGGTCCTCGGCACATCACTCTCCGGCCGAGACTCTAAGTGGTGGAGGGGACGACGGCGAACCGATTCACACGCGGTCAAGGGCATCCAGCCGCACTTCGATTTCTTCTATTCCTGCCTCGGTATTGACGAACCTACCGGACGGAATAAAGCCTATGAACCTGCGAGATACGCAAGATTACGTGTATCAACCCTGGGACCATCATGGGCCACGTGCCGTCCATACGATCCGACAGCGCGAAGCTACATTCCGGAAGCCGAGCTCGGTGCGGGCAATGCAGATGCATACGGAGGACGAGGCAGATTACGACTATCATCTCACTCCTCCCAGACGCCGGGGTAGTCAGCGCACTTCCGATTTCTCTATTCGGTCCGCGGGCTCGTCGCCATTCAAAAGGTCTCCATTTTACTCTCCCACGGCAGCAGCTGGAAAGCCGAAGGTTAAGAAGGAATACCCACTTGTCCTTCTCCACTGCACCTTGTTACCCCCGTCACTCCCTGTGGCCGGGTTAGTGGCGCATCCGGATCGTAAGAAGATTCTGAGCGAAGTTCTGCCCTCGGTGTActggaagagatggaagtTACTTGAGGAGAAAATCGGATCGGGCGTTCTCCGCGACCGTGGTGTGCTCATTTCTCACCCGGAGGATATGTATGACCTTCTTGAGGAACGACTATTGGAGAGCTTGGAATTACAAGTCCCCCGACTTGATCATGGACATTTCCTTGGGCGTGACGAAACTGAGTCGGATAGGGAGGATCGCTTGGCAAAGGAGGACAGCAGCACAGaggatgaaggcgatgagTGTCCGGATTGCGGAGGCCGTGTTGTACGGCACAATACGACCCGAAAGTGGGAAGTCAAAGTATTCGCCGCTAATGGACTGATGAGGGCTGGGGCGTGGGCTGCAGCATGgaaagagatggagaaggttgatgtAGAGGTTGGCCTGTGGTTGCCTTCCGATGTGAGAGCCGGACTTGAAAAACGGGTCGCCGAAGACTCGTCACACATTGATAACGGCTTCGGTCAACCTTTACTGCAGGAACCGGGGAATATCCTATCGGGGCCTCCAAATCTCGCGCTCACGCCGACCCCTCAAAAAGCCGGATCTGGCTCTCACGTTACTCAACACCGTGAGAGGTCTCCCTCGCCCGTCGCAACTCGGCATAGGCCTCAAGATGATCAAAAGTGCGAATTGAATGCGAGAAAGCCGTCGGAAGAGATTGACCTGCAAACTCTGCTGGTAAATTACATCCGCGTGCTTGCCAACGACCGACGCAATATCGCCATTGTCTTCCTTAGCGCGCTTGTCGTCTTTGTTGCTATCAACTCTAAATCAGCCACCGTCGTGTCGGATTTGCGCCCATTCCCCGACGATATCCTAGAATTTACTGCTTCATCCGGGGTTCCACTGCAGGAATCCGAAACTCAACCGTGGAGAGAGAGGACAAACTCACGAACCTTGTCAGCCACAGTGCCAGACTCGACAGCAGTAGTTGCACCATCCGCGGAGCCCGTGACATTTTCCAGCCTAGACGACTTCCGAGACCCTCCGGTGGAGCGTGTTCTATCTGGGACGGAGGAGTCTCAGCAACCAAACCTCGATGAGGTATCTGTGGAAAGTGCCGACTTCGCTTCTGATGAGGGGCAACAAGAGCAGTCCAGCGTGGATGAGCCGGAGAAGTTGCCACAAACAGCAAGTGACACCGCATTCGTTGAGAGTGATGATGCATTCTTTGATATGGAAGACCAAGAACACTCCA TTGAAAATGCGCAATTTGACTCTGAGGGAGAACAACAGCCCAGCGAGAATGAACCCGTGAAGCtaccaccaacaaagagTGACCCCGCATCTGTTGGAAGTGTCGATATTACCTCTGCAGAGTCGGAACAGCCATCACGAGCTAGCGAGAACGAGCCGAAGGAGCCTTCCCCAACTGCGGCCGGAACTCTCTCCAGTGACGGCTCTCATGCCGTTGCCGAAGCGCACGAAGCTCTGCAAGCCAGTGAGACTGTGTCCTCGGAAGAAGCTCTAGGCTCGACGGCTTCAGTGGATCATACTATCAATGACCCGCCATTGTCTCTTGATGAACAACACAATCAGCACGAGAAGGGTGATGAAGCCCAGCACAATGAACAACTCGAGAAAGACGAACCAAGCGCGTCGAACGGACAGTGA